One window of the Archangium primigenium genome contains the following:
- a CDS encoding amino acid permease, which produces MDNDPKHALDADAAQLQRLGYAQQLLREMGGFSNFAISFSIISILTGAVTLYGHGLRFGGPFVMAVGWPLVAVMTLMVAASLAQLASSFPTAGALYHWAAMLGGARVGFFTAWLNTIGQFAVTAGIDFGLAEFVADMLGFPRERGYVLPLYAVILLSHAVLNHVGVRAVALLNNLSAWYHVAGVAVLIGALVAFAPRQEFGFLFTRFTAEPHVYHYGFLIGLLQAQWTFTGYDASAHVSEETKDPTRNAPWGIFLSVAVSAVVGYILLVGVTLAIGDLSATAAAPNPFLYVLRESLGPALGGALVWIAIGAMWFCGLSSVTSNSRMLFAFARDGGLPFSSHLASVSERFRSPHVAVWVSVVAAFLVAIWSGAYAAMVALSTLALYASYAVPVWVGWRARRDGTWSHRGPWDLGRYSPLVNAVALVWCAAIMVLFVLPPNELAGYTFAGLLLLLVGYWVFFQRHTFVGPKVTLAPPASAAAQPGPGT; this is translated from the coding sequence ATGGACAATGACCCGAAGCATGCCCTGGACGCGGACGCGGCGCAGTTGCAGCGGCTGGGCTACGCGCAGCAACTCCTGCGGGAGATGGGCGGCTTCTCCAACTTCGCCATCTCCTTCTCCATCATCTCCATCCTCACGGGCGCGGTGACGCTCTACGGCCATGGGCTGCGCTTTGGCGGGCCCTTCGTCATGGCGGTGGGCTGGCCCCTGGTGGCGGTGATGACGTTGATGGTGGCGGCGAGCCTCGCCCAGCTCGCCTCGTCGTTTCCCACCGCGGGCGCGCTCTACCACTGGGCCGCCATGCTGGGGGGCGCGCGGGTGGGCTTCTTCACGGCGTGGCTCAATACCATCGGCCAGTTCGCCGTCACCGCGGGCATCGACTTCGGCCTGGCGGAGTTCGTGGCGGACATGCTCGGCTTTCCGCGCGAGCGCGGCTACGTGCTGCCGCTCTACGCCGTCATCCTCCTGTCCCACGCGGTGCTCAACCACGTGGGCGTGCGCGCGGTGGCGCTGCTCAACAACCTGTCGGCCTGGTACCACGTGGCGGGCGTGGCGGTGCTCATCGGCGCCCTGGTGGCCTTCGCGCCCCGGCAGGAATTCGGCTTCCTGTTCACGCGCTTCACCGCCGAGCCCCACGTCTACCACTACGGCTTCCTCATCGGCCTGTTGCAGGCGCAATGGACGTTCACCGGCTACGACGCCAGCGCCCACGTGTCCGAGGAGACCAAGGATCCCACCCGCAACGCCCCCTGGGGCATCTTCCTGTCCGTGGCGGTGAGCGCGGTGGTGGGCTACATCCTGCTGGTGGGCGTGACGCTGGCCATCGGGGACCTGTCGGCCACGGCCGCCGCGCCCAACCCCTTCCTCTACGTGCTGCGCGAGTCCCTGGGCCCGGCGCTCGGCGGGGCACTGGTGTGGATCGCCATCGGGGCCATGTGGTTCTGCGGGCTGTCCTCGGTGACGAGCAACTCGCGCATGCTCTTCGCCTTCGCGCGCGACGGCGGCCTGCCCTTCTCCTCGCACCTGGCGAGCGTGTCCGAGCGCTTCCGCAGCCCGCACGTGGCCGTCTGGGTGTCGGTGGTGGCGGCGTTCCTCGTGGCCATCTGGAGCGGGGCCTACGCGGCCATGGTGGCGCTCAGCACGCTGGCGCTCTACGCCTCGTACGCGGTGCCCGTGTGGGTGGGCTGGCGTGCCCGCCGCGACGGCACGTGGTCCCACCGGGGCCCGTGGGACCTGGGGCGCTACTCCCCGCTCGTCAACGCGGTGGCGCTGGTGTGGTGCGCCGCCATCATGGTGCTCTTCGTCCTGCCGCCCAACGAGCTGGCGGGCTACACCTTCGCGGGCCTGTTGCTGCTCCTGGTGGGCTACTGGGTGTTCTTCCAGCGCCACACCTTCGTGGGGCCCAAGGTGACCCTGGCTCCCCCGGCGTCCGCCGCGGCCCAGCCGGGCCCCGGGACATGA
- a CDS encoding periplasmic heavy metal sensor: MTKKLLCALMLLSAVPALAEDTSSASGAAVAQPTPPRPPAPPGPAAYGLPPELAQRIGLSQTQQQKVQDLAFASNDAVIGLEADHKRAQLALERELSQPSPNEATVKELVEKVGRAETAVRQNRVGLMLAIKKTLGPDLWSKLEAETGPGGGFGRPRPPAPPAPPAPPVRPAPPAPPAPPAPPALGK; the protein is encoded by the coding sequence ATGACGAAGAAACTGTTGTGCGCCCTCATGCTGCTGTCCGCCGTGCCCGCCCTGGCCGAGGACACGTCGTCCGCGTCGGGCGCCGCCGTCGCGCAGCCCACGCCCCCGCGTCCGCCCGCGCCGCCCGGGCCCGCGGCCTACGGCCTTCCCCCCGAGCTCGCGCAGCGCATCGGCCTGTCCCAGACCCAGCAGCAGAAGGTGCAGGACCTCGCCTTCGCGTCCAATGACGCGGTGATCGGCCTGGAGGCGGATCACAAGCGCGCGCAGCTGGCGCTGGAGCGCGAGCTGAGCCAGCCGTCCCCCAACGAGGCCACCGTGAAGGAGCTGGTGGAGAAGGTGGGCCGGGCGGAGACGGCCGTGCGGCAGAACCGGGTGGGCTTGATGCTGGCCATCAAGAAGACCCTCGGCCCGGACCTCTGGAGCAAGCTGGAGGCGGAGACGGGCCCCGGGGGCGGCTTCGGTCGGCCCCGTCCGCCCGCGCCCCCGGCCCCGCCCGCGCCGCCCGTCCGGCCCGCTCCCCCGGCTCCCCCGGCTCCTCCGGCGCCTCCCGCCCTGGGGAAGTGA
- a CDS encoding sigma-70 family RNA polymerase sigma factor, producing the protein MKGTATIDETSTGAGAQALDFDALVLEAQPGLLRLARRLVWDAEEARDLVQSSLADAYEKRRALKDPRAAVGWLRRILVSRAMSHLRRRRVWGVLREALDLAPTPVPSPEAHVEGTERWRALGRALRALPAQQATAFSLRYLEGLDLDAIAEAMGLSRGTVRIHLYRALQKLKAADALEGDAP; encoded by the coding sequence GTGAAGGGCACCGCCACCATCGACGAGACATCCACCGGAGCCGGGGCCCAGGCCCTGGACTTCGACGCGCTCGTCCTGGAGGCGCAGCCCGGACTGCTGCGCCTGGCGCGCCGGCTGGTGTGGGACGCCGAGGAGGCGAGGGACCTGGTCCAGTCCTCCCTGGCCGACGCCTATGAGAAGCGGCGGGCCCTGAAGGATCCGCGCGCGGCGGTGGGCTGGCTGCGGCGCATCCTCGTCTCGCGGGCCATGAGCCACCTGCGGCGCCGCCGGGTCTGGGGCGTGCTGCGCGAGGCGTTGGACCTCGCCCCGACGCCCGTCCCCTCGCCCGAGGCCCATGTCGAGGGCACCGAGCGCTGGCGGGCCCTGGGCCGCGCCCTGCGCGCGCTCCCCGCCCAACAGGCCACGGCCTTCTCCCTTCGCTACCTGGAAGGGCTCGACCTGGACGCCATCGCCGAGGCGATGGGCCTGTCCCGCGGCACCGTCCGCATCCACCTCTACCGGGCGCTGCAGAAGCTCAAGGCCGCGGACGCCCTCGAAGGAGACGCGCCATGA
- a CDS encoding tetratricopeptide repeat protein: protein MSTLLASFNEGVSLSIAGQHEAAIRVFDRVLSQDPLHVLALSAKGSSLASLGRPADALKCFERAIDLDPETAEHYRNAALCQLELDEPELARPLLDQALLLNPENGWREGTAAEIAQLGEVLATESGRHRTRGIGLSGKARYRHARHVLELALELHPGSPDAARALADVWAHLGDTDKRDQYTRLAGRLMRAQPA from the coding sequence ATGTCCACATTGCTTGCGTCATTCAACGAAGGCGTCAGCCTCTCGATCGCCGGTCAGCACGAGGCCGCCATCCGGGTCTTCGATCGGGTGCTGTCGCAGGATCCCCTGCACGTGCTGGCGTTGAGTGCCAAGGGCTCGTCGTTGGCGAGCCTGGGCCGCCCGGCCGACGCGCTCAAGTGCTTCGAGCGCGCCATCGATCTGGACCCCGAGACGGCCGAGCACTACCGCAACGCGGCCCTCTGTCAGTTGGAGCTGGATGAGCCCGAGCTGGCGCGGCCCCTGCTGGATCAGGCGCTGCTGCTCAACCCGGAGAACGGCTGGCGCGAGGGGACCGCGGCGGAGATCGCCCAACTGGGCGAGGTGCTGGCGACCGAATCGGGTCGGCACCGCACCCGGGGCATCGGCTTGTCGGGCAAGGCGCGCTACCGGCATGCCCGCCATGTGCTGGAGCTGGCGCTGGAGCTGCATCCGGGCTCCCCGGACGCCGCCCGGGCGCTGGCGGACGTCTGGGCCCACCTGGGCGACACCGACAAGCGTGACCAGTACACGCGCCTGGCTGGCCGCCTGATGCGCGCGCAGCCAGCCTGA
- a CDS encoding NAD-dependent epimerase/dehydratase family protein: protein MALTAPGPDLAPLVLLGCGDTLTRLALAEAPRGRRVLAVTRRAERREALSQAGVALVSLEEAVAASAGAHAVVSIPPDAGLDAGLAEGLARVRPARLVYLSSTGVYGGARGPVDEDTPVEPEAPNARGRLDAEALYRPLGGMPLRIAGIYGPGRGLHERLRAGTLRLPESGGGRISRIHVEDLAQALRVVLAHGTPGQVYCVADDRPATQAETADWLCARLGLPRPPTVPLASLHPSLQGDRAISNARLKALGWRPRYPDFVAGFSALLEEAP from the coding sequence ATGGCCCTGACGGCTCCCGGCCCCGACCTGGCTCCCCTCGTGTTGCTCGGGTGCGGTGACACGCTGACGCGCCTGGCGCTCGCCGAGGCCCCGCGGGGGCGCCGGGTGCTGGCGGTGACCCGACGGGCGGAGCGCCGCGAGGCCCTGTCCCAGGCGGGGGTGGCTCTGGTGTCCCTGGAGGAGGCCGTGGCCGCCAGCGCCGGGGCGCACGCCGTGGTGTCCATTCCTCCGGACGCGGGGCTCGACGCCGGGCTCGCCGAGGGCCTCGCGCGCGTCCGGCCCGCCCGGCTCGTCTACCTGTCCTCCACCGGCGTGTATGGGGGCGCCCGGGGGCCCGTGGACGAGGACACGCCCGTGGAGCCCGAGGCCCCCAATGCCCGGGGTCGGCTCGACGCGGAGGCCCTGTACCGGCCGCTCGGTGGCATGCCGCTGCGCATCGCCGGCATCTATGGTCCCGGCCGGGGCCTGCACGAGCGGCTGCGCGCGGGCACCCTCCGGCTGCCCGAGTCCGGCGGCGGCCGCATCAGCCGCATCCACGTGGAGGATCTCGCCCAGGCCCTGCGCGTGGTGCTCGCGCACGGCACGCCGGGGCAGGTGTACTGCGTGGCCGATGATCGGCCCGCCACCCAGGCGGAGACGGCGGACTGGCTGTGCGCGCGGCTGGGGCTGCCCAGGCCTCCCACGGTGCCCCTGGCCTCCCTGCACCCCTCGCTCCAAGGCGACCGCGCCATCTCCAACGCCCGGCTCAAGGCCCTGGGGTGGCGCCCGCGCTACCCGGACTTCGTCGCCGGTTTCTCGGCCCTCCTGGAGGAGGCGCCCTAG
- a CDS encoding HAMP domain-containing sensor histidine kinase encodes MKRKLFSVCAGMLFLGWVGHGLFFGRSRPFEGGVLLTWSLSFLVLGLLVGTGRLPAWASGGLAGLVSLGAVTAIVHATGGPTSPYFVTLVCTPLLVAMFTPDARAPTLGSLGVMLLAVALLYHLAERPVREGLPSLFIFGGIGGLGLYGGKTYRRLRESERHAQEDRLLALEQLAESERRRLRAETERAEMERRLLMGQLATGVAHEVNNPLAFVKSNLNYLEQQLTGGQQPSDIEELRELLDETRQGVLRIQRIVTDLRYFSRDGLSQEEWGAPGEAMQEARRQALGHMARLGDVALEVPDGLPRVRLGQSHLIQVLLNLLINAAEAVESSRPARPARIQLRASHTPSEIRVEVEDNGPGIPAEVLPRLFEPFFTTKAPGKGSGLGLTLCREYVARVGGSLTAENRPEGGARFVLTLTPAAAASPRS; translated from the coding sequence GTGAAGCGGAAGCTCTTCTCCGTCTGCGCGGGGATGCTCTTCCTGGGATGGGTGGGGCATGGCCTCTTCTTCGGGCGCTCGCGGCCTTTCGAGGGCGGGGTGCTGCTCACCTGGAGCCTGAGCTTCCTGGTGCTCGGCCTGCTCGTGGGCACGGGGCGGCTGCCGGCCTGGGCCTCCGGAGGTCTGGCGGGGCTGGTGTCCCTGGGCGCGGTGACGGCCATCGTCCACGCCACGGGGGGCCCCACGAGCCCCTACTTCGTCACGCTCGTGTGCACCCCCCTGCTGGTGGCCATGTTCACCCCGGACGCGCGGGCTCCCACGCTGGGCTCGCTCGGGGTGATGCTGCTCGCGGTGGCGCTGCTCTACCACCTGGCGGAGCGGCCCGTGCGCGAGGGCCTGCCCTCGCTCTTCATCTTCGGGGGCATCGGCGGCCTGGGGCTGTACGGGGGCAAGACGTACCGGCGGCTGCGCGAGTCGGAGCGGCACGCCCAGGAGGATCGGCTGCTGGCGCTCGAACAGCTCGCCGAGAGCGAGCGGCGGCGCCTGCGCGCCGAGACGGAGCGCGCCGAGATGGAGCGGCGCCTGTTGATGGGCCAGCTGGCCACGGGGGTGGCCCACGAGGTGAACAACCCCCTGGCCTTCGTGAAGTCCAACCTCAACTACCTCGAGCAGCAGCTCACGGGGGGGCAGCAGCCCTCGGACATCGAGGAGCTGCGCGAGCTGCTGGACGAGACGCGCCAGGGGGTGCTGCGCATCCAGCGCATCGTCACGGATCTGCGCTACTTCTCGCGGGACGGCCTGTCCCAGGAGGAGTGGGGGGCGCCCGGCGAGGCGATGCAGGAGGCGCGGCGCCAGGCGCTCGGCCACATGGCCCGCCTGGGGGACGTCGCCCTGGAGGTCCCCGATGGGCTGCCCCGGGTGCGGCTGGGCCAGTCCCACCTCATCCAGGTGCTGCTCAACCTGCTCATCAACGCGGCCGAGGCGGTGGAGTCCTCGCGGCCCGCGCGCCCGGCCCGCATCCAGCTGCGCGCCTCCCATACTCCCAGTGAGATCCGCGTCGAGGTGGAGGACAACGGGCCGGGCATCCCCGCGGAGGTGCTGCCCCGGCTCTTCGAGCCCTTCTTCACCACGAAGGCGCCCGGCAAGGGCAGCGGCCTGGGCCTCACCCTGTGCCGGGAGTACGTCGCGCGGGTGGGCGGTTCGCTCACGGCGGAAAACCGGCCCGAGGGGGGTGCCCGGTTCGTGCTCACCCTGACGCCGGCCGCGGCGGCCTCGCCCAGGAGCTGA
- a CDS encoding DEAD/DEAH box helicase, translated as MNTASDTIPTFEQLGLGPDLVAALGELGYEEPTPIQRAALPPLIEGRDLLGIAATGTGKTAAFSLPLLQRLGTPGKREPFSTSALVLVPTRELAMQVAEAIHRYGQRMGVSVLPLYGGQPIGQQLRVLKRGVDVIVATPGRALDHLKRQSLLLDNLRTVVLDEADEMLDMGFAEDLEAILDATPEKRQTALFSATLPPRIASIAERHLRSPVHVKIAKEKVAAGTGPRVRQTAYIVPRPFKAATLGRVLDVEGPTAAIVFCRTRTEVDELTVSLNGRGWRAQALHGGMDQTQRDRVLKQFKSHAVELLIATDVAARGLDIEKLSHVVNYDVPNAPEAYVHRIGRTGRAGREGVAITLAEPREHRLLRNIEKLTGQKIELATVPTVADLRARRLELVRASLREALVAGELDSYRSVVESLASEFDMLDVATAAVKLLHDAQVEGQDEQEEDIPLLSPPSERGARGPRGAAPSRGGERGERSERGERSERGERGEKSEKGERGADTRPEVKRSPKRRAEPDENFDMARLFIGVGRQAGVRPSDLVGAIAGEAGVEGKRIGAIQIGDTYSLVEVPEPLADQIITALRQATLRGRKAQVRRDRS; from the coding sequence GTGAACACCGCTTCAGACACCATCCCCACCTTCGAACAACTGGGCCTCGGCCCCGACCTCGTGGCGGCGCTCGGCGAGCTCGGCTACGAGGAGCCCACCCCCATCCAGCGCGCGGCCCTGCCCCCCCTCATCGAGGGACGGGACCTGCTGGGCATCGCCGCCACGGGCACGGGCAAGACGGCCGCCTTCTCCCTGCCGCTGCTGCAGCGCCTGGGGACGCCCGGCAAGCGCGAGCCCTTCTCCACCTCGGCGCTCGTGCTCGTGCCCACGCGCGAGCTGGCCATGCAGGTGGCCGAGGCCATCCACCGCTACGGCCAGCGCATGGGCGTGAGCGTGCTGCCGCTCTACGGCGGCCAGCCCATCGGCCAGCAGCTGCGCGTGCTCAAGCGCGGCGTGGACGTCATCGTGGCCACGCCCGGCCGCGCCCTGGATCACCTCAAGCGCCAGTCGCTCTTGCTCGACAACCTGCGCACCGTGGTGCTCGACGAGGCGGACGAGATGCTGGACATGGGCTTCGCCGAGGATCTGGAAGCCATCCTCGACGCCACGCCCGAGAAGCGGCAGACGGCGCTCTTCTCCGCCACCCTGCCCCCGCGCATCGCCTCCATCGCCGAGCGCCACCTGCGCTCGCCGGTGCACGTGAAGATCGCCAAGGAGAAGGTGGCCGCGGGCACCGGCCCCCGCGTGCGCCAGACGGCCTACATCGTCCCCCGCCCCTTCAAGGCCGCCACGCTCGGCCGCGTGCTGGACGTGGAGGGCCCCACCGCCGCCATCGTCTTCTGCCGCACGCGCACGGAGGTGGACGAGCTCACCGTGTCCCTCAACGGCCGCGGCTGGCGCGCCCAGGCCCTGCACGGCGGCATGGATCAGACCCAGCGCGACCGCGTGCTCAAGCAGTTCAAGTCGCACGCGGTGGAGCTGCTCATCGCCACGGACGTGGCCGCGCGCGGCCTGGACATCGAGAAGCTGTCCCACGTCGTCAACTACGACGTGCCCAACGCCCCCGAGGCCTACGTGCACCGCATCGGCCGCACGGGCCGCGCCGGACGCGAGGGCGTGGCCATCACCCTGGCCGAGCCGCGCGAGCACCGCCTGCTGCGCAACATCGAGAAGCTCACCGGCCAGAAGATCGAGCTGGCCACGGTGCCCACCGTGGCGGACCTGCGCGCGCGTCGGTTGGAGCTCGTGCGGGCCTCCCTGCGCGAGGCCCTGGTGGCCGGCGAGCTGGACTCCTACCGCTCCGTGGTGGAGAGCCTCGCCTCCGAGTTCGACATGCTCGACGTGGCCACCGCCGCGGTGAAGCTCCTGCACGACGCCCAGGTCGAGGGCCAGGACGAGCAGGAGGAGGACATCCCCCTGCTCTCGCCGCCCTCGGAGCGCGGCGCCCGGGGCCCCCGGGGGGCCGCCCCGTCGCGCGGCGGCGAGCGCGGTGAGCGAAGCGAGCGCGGTGAGCGAAGCGAGCGCGGCGAGCGGGGTGAGAAGTCCGAGAAGGGCGAGCGGGGCGCGGACACCCGGCCCGAGGTGAAGCGCAGCCCCAAGCGCCGCGCCGAGCCGGACGAGAACTTCGACATGGCGCGCCTGTTCATCGGCGTGGGCCGGCAGGCCGGCGTGCGCCCCTCGGACCTCGTGGGCGCCATCGCCGGCGAGGCGGGCGTGGAGGGCAAGCGCATCGGCGCCATCCAGATTGGCGACACGTACTCGCTCGTCGAGGTGCCCGAGCCGCTCGCGGATCAGATCATCACCGCGCTGCGTCAAGCCACGCTGCGTGGCCGCAAGGCCCAGGTCCGGCGCGACCGGAGCTGA
- a CDS encoding ABC transporter substrate-binding protein yields the protein MKTFHPAPTALVGVGLLLGSGSALAATTLTIGTVNNGDMIRMQALAKTYTEQHPDVELKWVVLEENTLRQRLTTDISTGGGQFDVMTIGAYEAPMWGRKNWLMPLEKFTPTYAVDDLMPNVRKQLSVEGKLFALPFYSEGSITYYRTDLFAAKGLKMPDEPTWEQVRGFAEKLHDPSKSVYGICLRGKAGWGENMALVSTVVNTYGGRWFDEQWKPQLTTPEWTQAVNFYVDLLGKFGPPGPSSNGFNENLTLFNAGKCAMWVDASVAGAFVTDKSQSQVPDKVGFAKAPRAVTPKGSSWLWTWALAVPSSSKQQQAAFDFIQWATSKEYGALVAKKYGISAMPPGTRLSTYANAEYMKATPFARVTQEAIQTANPDSPTLKAVPYTGVQFATIPEFQAIGTLVGKGISGALASGAKADAELKSLNSQVERTMKRAGYIK from the coding sequence ATGAAGACATTCCACCCCGCCCCCACCGCCCTCGTGGGCGTCGGGCTGCTGCTCGGCTCGGGCAGCGCGCTGGCCGCCACCACGCTGACCATCGGCACCGTGAACAACGGCGACATGATCCGCATGCAGGCGCTGGCCAAGACGTATACGGAACAGCACCCCGATGTGGAGCTCAAGTGGGTGGTCCTGGAGGAGAACACCCTGCGCCAGCGGCTCACCACGGACATCAGCACCGGGGGCGGCCAGTTCGACGTGATGACCATCGGCGCCTACGAGGCGCCCATGTGGGGCCGCAAGAACTGGCTCATGCCGCTGGAGAAGTTCACGCCCACCTATGCCGTGGACGACCTCATGCCCAACGTGCGCAAGCAGTTGAGCGTGGAGGGCAAGCTCTTCGCCCTGCCCTTCTACTCGGAGGGCTCCATCACCTACTACCGCACGGATCTCTTCGCGGCCAAGGGCCTGAAGATGCCGGACGAGCCCACGTGGGAGCAGGTGCGGGGCTTCGCGGAGAAGCTGCATGACCCCTCCAAGAGCGTGTACGGCATCTGCCTGCGCGGCAAGGCGGGCTGGGGCGAGAACATGGCGCTCGTCTCCACCGTCGTGAACACCTACGGCGGCCGCTGGTTCGACGAGCAGTGGAAGCCCCAGCTCACCACGCCCGAGTGGACCCAGGCGGTGAACTTCTACGTGGACCTGCTCGGCAAGTTCGGTCCCCCGGGCCCGAGCAGCAACGGCTTCAACGAGAACCTCACCCTGTTCAACGCCGGCAAGTGCGCCATGTGGGTGGACGCGAGCGTGGCGGGCGCCTTCGTCACCGACAAGAGCCAGAGCCAGGTGCCGGACAAGGTGGGCTTCGCCAAGGCGCCGCGCGCCGTCACCCCCAAGGGCAGCTCCTGGCTGTGGACGTGGGCGCTCGCCGTGCCCAGCAGCTCCAAGCAGCAGCAGGCCGCCTTCGACTTCATCCAGTGGGCCACCTCCAAGGAGTACGGCGCCCTGGTGGCCAAGAAGTACGGCATCTCCGCCATGCCCCCGGGCACGCGCCTGTCCACGTACGCCAACGCCGAGTACATGAAGGCCACGCCCTTCGCGCGCGTCACCCAGGAGGCCATCCAGACGGCCAACCCGGACTCGCCCACGCTCAAGGCCGTGCCCTACACCGGCGTGCAGTTCGCCACCATCCCCGAGTTCCAGGCCATCGGCACGCTCGTGGGCAAGGGCATCTCGGGCGCCCTGGCGAGCGGCGCCAAGGCCGACGCGGAGCTCAAGAGCCTCAACTCGCAGGTCGAGCGCACCATGAAGCGCGCGGGCTACATCAAGTAG
- a CDS encoding carbohydrate ABC transporter permease, with amino-acid sequence MSEVARESRRAGRLTASPAILLLLVWMIVPLAMTLYFSTQNYVLLDPDNRSFAGLENFSYFLSSDSFLNSLWVTLKLVGSVLAITVVLGVLISVLVDAQFPGQGVVRMMLISPFFIMPTVSALVWKNLLMNPVSGLFAWLFQLVGLTPINWFSDWPLLSVVTIVSWEWLPFAILIFVTSLQSMDQEQKEAAQMDGATPVSVFRYLTLPHLARPIAVVVMVEAIFLLNIFAEIFTTTSGGPGDATTNVPYLVYTQALLEFDVGTASAGGLVAVVLANVVAAVLLKVFGKSLTQA; translated from the coding sequence ATGAGCGAAGTCGCTCGCGAATCCCGCCGTGCCGGACGCCTCACGGCGTCACCCGCCATCCTCCTGCTGCTCGTGTGGATGATCGTCCCGCTGGCCATGACGCTGTACTTCTCGACGCAGAACTACGTCCTGCTCGATCCGGACAACAGGAGCTTCGCGGGCCTGGAGAACTTCTCCTACTTCCTCTCGTCCGACAGCTTCCTCAACAGCCTGTGGGTGACGCTCAAGCTGGTGGGCAGCGTGCTCGCCATCACCGTGGTGCTGGGGGTGCTCATCAGCGTGCTGGTGGACGCGCAATTCCCGGGGCAGGGCGTGGTGCGCATGATGCTCATCTCGCCCTTCTTCATCATGCCCACGGTGAGCGCGCTCGTCTGGAAGAACCTGCTGATGAACCCGGTGTCCGGCCTGTTCGCGTGGCTGTTCCAGTTGGTGGGCCTCACCCCCATCAACTGGTTCAGCGACTGGCCCCTCCTGTCCGTCGTCACCATCGTCTCCTGGGAGTGGCTGCCCTTCGCCATCCTCATCTTCGTGACGTCGCTGCAGTCCATGGATCAGGAGCAGAAGGAAGCGGCGCAGATGGACGGCGCCACGCCAGTGTCCGTCTTCCGCTACCTCACGCTGCCGCACCTGGCGCGGCCCATCGCGGTGGTGGTGATGGTGGAAGCCATCTTCCTGCTCAACATCTTCGCCGAGATCTTCACCACCACCAGCGGTGGCCCCGGCGACGCCACCACCAACGTGCCCTACCTCGTCTACACCCAGGCCCTGCTCGAGTTCGACGTGGGCACGGCCTCGGCCGGTGGCCTGGTCGCCGTGGTGCTCGCCAACGTGGTCGCCGCCGTGCTGCTCAAGGTGTTCGGCAAATCCCTCACCCAGGCCTAG
- a CDS encoding carbohydrate ABC transporter permease, with the protein MPNLKQRRRAAETLRAILAWLVALVVFFPIFWMVVTSFKTELGAFTMPPEFLFTPTLENYREIMERNDYLHFAWNSLVTSGGATIVGMLVAVPAAYAFSFHPSRRTQGILTWMLSTKMLPAVGVLVPIYLIARQLDLLDSRIALIVIFALSNLPIMVWMIYTYFRDVPRDILEAARMDGATLLQEMTRVLLPVSRGGLASTALLSLILNWNEAFWSLNLTTTKAAPLSALVASFSSPQGLFWAKLSAISTLACAPIVLLGWASQKQLVRGLTFGAVK; encoded by the coding sequence ATGCCCAACCTCAAGCAACGCCGGCGCGCCGCCGAGACGCTGCGCGCGATCCTCGCCTGGCTCGTCGCCCTCGTCGTCTTCTTCCCCATCTTCTGGATGGTGGTCACCAGCTTCAAGACGGAGCTGGGCGCCTTCACCATGCCCCCCGAGTTCCTCTTCACGCCCACGCTGGAGAACTACCGGGAGATCATGGAGCGCAACGACTACCTGCACTTCGCCTGGAACTCGCTCGTCACCAGCGGCGGGGCCACGATCGTGGGCATGCTGGTGGCGGTGCCCGCCGCCTACGCCTTCTCCTTCCACCCGAGCCGGCGCACCCAGGGCATCCTCACCTGGATGCTGTCCACGAAGATGCTGCCCGCGGTGGGCGTGCTCGTGCCCATCTACCTCATCGCGCGCCAGTTGGATCTGCTCGACTCGCGCATCGCCCTCATCGTCATCTTCGCGCTGTCCAACCTGCCCATCATGGTGTGGATGATCTACACCTACTTCCGGGACGTGCCGCGCGACATCCTGGAGGCGGCGCGCATGGACGGCGCCACGCTCCTGCAGGAGATGACCCGCGTGCTCCTGCCGGTGAGCCGCGGCGGCCTGGCGTCCACGGCGCTCCTGTCCCTCATCCTCAACTGGAACGAGGCCTTCTGGTCGCTCAACCTGACCACCACCAAGGCCGCGCCGCTCAGCGCCCTGGTCGCCTCGTTCTCCAGTCCGCAGGGCCTGTTCTGGGCCAAGTTGTCCGCCATCTCCACCCTCGCGTGCGCCCCCATCGTCCTCCTGGGCTGGGCGTCGCAGAAGCAGCTCGTGCGCGGTCTGACCTTCGGCGCCGTCAAGTAG